One genomic window of Metopolophium dirhodum isolate CAU chromosome 4, ASM1992520v1, whole genome shotgun sequence includes the following:
- the LOC132943632 gene encoding uncharacterized protein LOC132943632, with translation MAKSIPDSWDMDQDPTNNPQQKRKGSSSPTQASKSKKKPVNTPNVPTNIDPESLLGAAADATKYACELVEGLAEEYHHEDEIGPCLNKVAKALDLVCRALLQLSKERHAASQNCNRKKVDAETNTEIALPTPQPPPTPHVPGKKQMTKSAKQRQRYKNAKIKNKNDERTPTHATPAEKPTTSGEAKTIYPEQVEEPFTVVDRTAKTKIPPRTQTARKTVQRSAAVLVKVPEGRTYADTLRAVRQTDIDFEGMGTHVTSMRKTRNEDLLVELTKGAKATAATSIIRDKLAENMSGSVVTRLRHTAEVEITDLDEVATKEEVLAAIQKAILGDDLPSGEEIKITGLWATRDSRQMATATVPIAISRSLTSIRVGWTQCRVRPRRPEPAKCYRCHGYGHGTRQCTGPDLSHACRRCGQNGHTEAICTEGADMCVACDRIKSPRVPHKPGSGACAARRAALAAIKSAIR, from the coding sequence ATGGCGAAAAGCATCCCAGACAGCTGGGACATGGATCAAGACCCGACCAACAACCCTCAACAAAAAAGGAAGGGGTCAAGCTCACCAACTCAAGCGAGCAAATCAAAGAAGAAGCCGGTCAACACCCCCAACGTTCCGACCAACATCGACCCAGAAAGTCTCCTCGGCGCCGCCGCTGACGCCACAAAGTACGCGTGTGAACTGGTTGAAGGACTCGCCGAAGAATACCATCACGAAGATGAAATCGGGCCATGCCTGAACAAAGTTGCCAAAGCCCTTGACCTGGTATGCAGGGCACTGCTCCAGCTGTCTAAAGAACGGCACGCCGCATCACAAAACTGCAACCGAAAAAAAGTGGATGCCGAGACCAACACTGAAATCGCACTACCAACTCCGCAACCGCCCCCAACTCCACATGTCCCCGGAAAAAAGCAGATGACGAAATCGGCCAAACAAAGACAACGATACAAGAACgccaaaatcaaaaacaaaaacgacGAAAGGACCCCGACTCACGCCACCCCGGCCGAGAAGCCGACGACCTCAGGAGAGGCAAAAACAATCTACCCGGAACAAGTCGAAGAACCGTTCACTGTAGTGGACAGGACCGCAAAAACGAAAATTCCCCCCAGGACCCAAACGGCCAGGAAAACGGTGCAGAGATCTGCGGCCGTCCTGGTCAAGGTCCCTGAAGGCCGGACTTACGCGGACACTCTTCGCGCGGTGAGACAAACGGACATCGACTTTGAGGGCATGGGAACCCACGTGACGTCGATGAGGAAGACCCGAAACGAGGATCTGCTGGTCGAACTGACCAAGGGGGCCAAGGCCACCGCAGCTACTTCTATCATCCGTGACAAGCTGGCGGAAAACATGTCCGGATCCGTGGTCACCAGACTACGCCACACAGCCGAAGTCGAGATCACGGACCTCGACGAAGTGGCAACAAAAGAAGAGGTCCTTGCAGCCATCCAGAAGGCCATACTCGGCGACGATCTTCCCTCCGGCGAGGAGATTAAGATAACCGGTCTGTGGGCCACTCGGGACAGCCGACAAATGGCCACCGCAACAGTGCCCATCGCCATCAGCCGCAGCCTAACCTCGATCCGAGTCGGCTGGACGCAGTGCCGGGTCCGCCCACGCAGACCGGAGCCGGCCAAGTGCTACCGGTGCCACGGCTACGGCCACGGCACGCGGCAGTGCACCGGACCCGACCTCTCACACGCCTGCAGGAGATGCGGGCAGAACGGACACACCGAGGCTATATGCACAGAGGGCGCGGACATGTGCGTCGCGTGCGATCGCATCAAGTCTCCGCGCGTGCCACACAAGCCCGGCTCCGGGGCTTGCGCCGCCCGGCGGGCAGCTCTAGCAGCCATCAAATCCGCAATAAGATGA